TTTTTTGGGTAACCTcgttcaaaaataaataataaataaacagtgATCCATTTAAAAAACGGGTTAAATTAGCTTTTGCTTTTCTGTTCGAACAAGCAACACCACGAGAAACTGAAATACAATGATGCATAAATAATTCTCATTGAACTTCCCCGAGGTAGCCTCGCAAATGAGTGCTCGGCCATCAGCGAAGGTTGCGCAGGTTCAGAACAAACGTGCCCACGTTTCACATGTAGCAGGACGAATCGGTCAGATGACCAACTTGTTATCCCTCCGTTTCTTACcgaggtaaggggggggggcaggggttatGCTTCCTTAACGTAAGCCAATCGTACTTTTTAATCACGGTTGGTGTTGATCTTTTGGCTGAATCACCGATTTTATTATCATGGTGTTATGAGGCCTTTCAAAGTGTCTAATATTGTGATATCTATACATATGCTATTCCCATGAAAGGGTTCGTGAGAGACTTAGAGATTCAGTCTGAACAGACTGAATCTCCCATATGGCACCATGTACTGACCGCGGTAAGGTTTTTATCATTTTAGCCTTTAATGATGTGATCTTTAATAGTCGTTGCCAAAGAACATTACTGAAAGCCCATATCGATATTACTGGTtaagaataaatatttattgagAACATATGCAGTTAAATGATCTCAATACTGTTCAGGGTGCGAACGATTAAGTGCTTATTATCCAACCCCGTTCTTGGAAGTGTATTTAAAGGACTTCAACATCAACCTATTAACGGTGTTCAATAAAACAAGGCTTTAATCACTTTTTTGGAGggccatgatttttttttttgagcgatCTGATCGGttgaaaaaaatgaattaatttcAAGCTATCTGATTGGTAGAAAAATACTATTTAGACCAATGAGATCCCTCAAAATAAATTGATTATTTTTGTCCTAGTTGGTACAGTTCATGTTGGCCTAGTTGTTAATGCCATGGTAACCTAGTTAGTACAGGTCGTAGTAACCTAGTTGGTAAAGGACATGGTAACCTAGTTGGTCAGGTCATCGTAACCTAGTTGGTCAGGTCATGGTAACCTAGATGGTACAGGTCATGGTAACCTAGTTGGTCAGGTCATGGTTACCTAGTTGGTACAGGTCATCGTAACCTAGTTGGTCAGGTCATAGTAACCTAGTTGGTCAGGTCATGGTAACCTGGTTGGTCAGTTCATGGTTACCTAGTTGGTACAGGTCATGGTAACCTAGTTGGTACAGGCCATGGTAACATAGTTGGTACAGGTCATAGTCATCTAGTTAGTAATGTCATGGTGACCTAGTTGGTACAGGTCATAGTAACCTAGTTAGTCAGGTCGTGGTGACCTAGTTGGTGGAAATGGTAACCTAGTTGGGTACAGGTCATGGTAACCAAGTTGGTACAGGTCATGGTAACCAAGTTGGTACAGGTCATGGTAACCAAGTTGGTACAGGTCATGGTAACCTAGTTAGTCAGGTCATGGCGACCATTTGGTGGAAATGGTGACCTAGTCGGTACAGGTCATCGATACCTCGTTGCTAAAGGTCATAATAGCCTATTTGGTAAAGGTCATGGTAACCTAGTTGCTAAAGGTCATAGTAACCTAGCCCCTACCCTGGGAGAGGAGACCCACCTGTCCAGCTTGAGTCTCTGCGCCAGCATCCTCCAGTCGGCCCCGTTGGGACAGGGCGTGTCCAGGCTGCTGCAGATCTTCTGCCGGATGAGGTACGGTATCTGGAAGGCGCTGGGCCCGGCCAGAgccgtgctgctgctgtccatcaGCAGGAACTCAGAGTCCATCGCCCGCgtgtcctggtgtgtgtgggggagggttggggtttACAGGGTGGAAAGAAGAGAAATCGATCGGATCCATAGCCGTGCAAACAGTCCGAGAAAGTCCACGATCGGGCGGGCATCTTTGCTAATTGATCGGCTACAGGTGacttgcaacccccccccccccccacacacacacacacagacagtccaTCAGTCCACAAAGACATAACCATGGTTACACCACGGTGCCACACCACCGCCACACTATGTGTGAAACTGTGCGGGTAGTAGATTGTGTGTGGGCGTAATTGAGTTGACGCCACAGAGCCCAGCCCGTTCGCTGGGTCGGGGCCAGAGCGGGCGGGGTTACCTTGGCGATGTTGAAGTCCAGGCCAAAGCTCtggccctccccctccacctgccAAACGCACAGCTGGCAGCTGAGCTGGCAGGTGGCCAGGCTGAGGCGCTCCAGAGTGAAGGTGCAGTGCAGGTACCGCTGGGAACCGTTCCAGATGTGGTAGAACGGGATCTCCTGTCGAAAGCAAAGGggtaaattaaatatataaattaattaaagggaaaaaaataaaacagctgtgaacgtgcgcacgcacactcgCAAACGCGGCGGCAGTCACAGCGAGGCTGCCTGTTCGCATTACGGTAACAAGACCGCCCGCTTCAATCGCTCCGCTGCCGTCATTAATTATACCGACGGTGTCTGCCGTCGTTTGGCTTAGGCGGCTAAATATATCCCCCGTGTTAAAATAAAAGTGACGGCGGGGGTCTTTTATGTTAAAGGGGAGcgggtgaaaaaaaaaacagaaaccaCTGTTCTCTTCGCCATCAATAATTTCTTTTGAGCTGTGCGACTTGTCTAAAGTCATTAGTGAGCCGATCGCGTTTTGCACAGCGGAAGGTAATGCATCATTACTATCTCAGGGAGACGCAGGGGGAAAAGTTATTCATATTTCCTTTTGTTCGCAAGTTGTTTGAATCAGCTTGTTTGTATAAATGCAAATGAGTGGGTTCCTTGGCGGGGCTTCAGCAGGCGCTTACTGTGTGCTGCTTGGGTTGAATCAGCGGCTCTCCAGCTTGAATAAGCCAGGCTCAAATATTCCCTGACACGAACTAGGCCTAAATATATATGtggatttatttgtatatttattgatttaacatCAGCACAAGTAGTATTACTATGTGGAACTGGATACCCTCTAGAAAAAATATGCAGCAAGGGTTTGATCATATTTATTCaaggccttctctctctctctctctgtagctccctcgccctctcctgctgtctctctctctctctctctctctctctctctctctctctctctctctctctctctctctctctctctctctctctctctctctctctctctctctctctctctgtgtagctcccccgccctctcccgctgtgtgtccctccctctctctctccctctccctccctctctccctctctctccctctccctcctctctccctctccctccctctctccctctctgtctgtctttctccctctctctccctatccctctctctctctctctccctctctgtctctctccctccctctctccctctctctgtctctccccctatccctctctctctctctctctctctctccccagggtgAACAGGTAACTCTGGCTAACCAGAGCTCAGCCTCCCCTGACTCACACCACCCTATCCACCACCATTTCAGCAGCCAgactaaattaaaaaatataggtCGGATCAGTCCTACAGTTCCATACGGTGACCAAGTGGGGGCACTGTTACCCAGCCACAATGACAACGGAGAAATGAGCAGGGttcaagaagaagaaggagaagaagatggGAAAAAAGTATTCATGGGGCCCTGGAGTGTAAGGGTCTTTTCTGACCGCACTGCTGAGAGGGAATAACACGTCCAAATGAACAGGAGTGAGCCTTTGTTCCGGTTGCATTGTTGCTGCTGCatttgtgcaggtgtgtgtgtaagtgtgtgtgtgtaagtgtgtgtgtgtaagtgtgtgtgtgtaagtgtgtctgtgtaaatgtgtgtgtgtgtgtgtgtgtgtgtgtgtgtgtgtgtgtgtgtgtgtgtgtgtgtgtgtgtgtgtgtgtgttctctttgGGACCTGGTGCTCAATGCACACATTGCATCAAAAAAAAGCTGTTctatatctcccccccccccctcccccccccctccacgcaCCCCCATCCTTACTACCACCACAGTggttggagggagggggtgggggagtttCAGGGTTGTAGAAGTTATGGATATTAACGTGGTGTTCTATATTTCATCCCAGCTCCGTTATAGGTCCTCCTTTAGAAACGGGCAGCCGGTATAATCAATCACGCTGCAGCTCTGGGCTCACTGCACACACTAATGCAACACTAATGCACACAGGGTATAGGAGTGGATGGTTTTTCCATGAGGGCGCGCATGCATAGACGAACGTgccaacacaaaccaacacaacacTACAGAAAGGCCTCGGTGCGTGGCTAAAAGGTTTACTCGCATTCCAGTCAAACCAGGTTATTGGTTCATTGGTACTGTCGAAACTAAGCGATGGGTTTAAAGTCCCTGGAAGCAAAAATCggtatgtttatttatgtttgtttggttgttgttgGCATTCAGGGTACCCAGCACAGTTTAGTGCAAAGCAATATTAACAGTCAATCTGTAGGCAAAGGAGTGACCTCACACTAATTGACCAATGGCAGTCATGATAAGCCTGATCACAAACATCATCCCGTTTGTCCCGGTCGCGCCCCCCAACAACCCCCCTTGAACGATCATACGATCGAGGGTTATTGGTGACACAAGGGTGTCACTAATAACCCTAATTAAAGGTCTACCACTTTCATGTACCAGGGCACATATTACTACTGAAGACAAGTCTGCTACCCGTGCTCTAGTTCATGAAAGGAGCGTTCCCATAATTAGTGTAATGAGTGACCCCTGTGAAAAAActgttaaaataaaaattaacaaaatactCAACTCAATCTCCCTTCTGGTTGTTCCGACATTTTCATATTAGCTTTGACAATGCCATGAATGGGCGGCCTGCTTTGCCAAGGTGCTTGTAAAAATGATATGTAATGATTCGTATTCAATATTTTTAAATACTGTCAGGGACAACACATAATTCTGAGTAGAACGACTGTGACACTATGCCCACGCCATATTACTTCCTNNNNNNNNNNNNNNNNNNNNNNNNNNNNNNNNNNNNNNNNNNNNNNNNNNNNNNNNNNNNNNNNNNNNNNNNNNNNNNNNNNNNNNNNNNNNNNNNNNNNATCCAGTCATTTAGCCAGAGGAGGAACACTGGCCATATGTTTGAAGGGGGACTCACACTGTGAGGTTTTAAGGTTAAATGGCCTTTGTAGTTGTAATGACATAGTAAACACGAGACGAGTGGGACACGCCTCTTGGGCAAAGAAAATATTCTTCTAATGCGCCCATGGAACCGTGCGCAAGGGGGCAGTTTCGTTCTCCGAAGTGCAGTTGTCCTTGCCTTCGTAGAACATacatgtgctcacacacacatggctgtaAAGATGcgataaccacacacacacacaaacacacacacacagatacacaaacacacaaacacgtgtacacaccgcatatctacacacacactttcatctgCATTCCCCATCTGGGCCTAATTCAAAGAAAGGATTTTGGCAGGATAAAGTATCTCTCTAATGATCTTCTCCAGTTCCACTGCCTGTGAATGCTTAAGGCACTTGTTCATACAGAGGAGGTGAAACCACACTTACAAATTACTACACCAGAAGATACCACAGACTGACATACCTCCACTCGGTTGCCCATTGGAGCACATCTGAATCCGTTAGCTTAGCCCTTCACCAGTGTACCTTCACGGCATGCGCTGGATGTTACCCGAGAGGATAATTGGTCAGGAGGACCGTTTCAAGTTTAATCACACTGTTTttgttcctcccctctccttctttccccctcccccaacttCAGAATCAACTGGAAAGGAAAGAcgaaaagagaagagaaaaggtAAAAATTCAACAAATATCTCTGGAATCCTctgtatcattttatatttattattattattgattaggCCTCTGCGTGTTGCTGTTTGTTCTCCTGCACCGTCCCTCATGCAGGCCGCTAAACCTGGCAACCACCTTAGGCCAAGTTAAACATAACCATTCAACACTCCAcagaactctctctctgtgtccttgtACGAGTATTATcatattattagtattagtagtagtattacgcAGAAGCCGGCATTAAGATAATCAAGTATATTTTCATCCTAAGCCAACCTAGTCATCTTAAGCCAACCATCCACTTGACATCCATTTTTCTCGTTTCCAGGAAGGAAGAGGTCTCCGGGTGCGCAGGGGCctcccggcccccccggccccccagggccGCAGGGGCCCCCAGGCATCCCAGGGATCCCTGGCATCCCTGGGAGCAATGCTGTCGGACCAGCCGGACCACCCGGGCCCCCTGGCCCTCAAGGACCTCCAGGCCTCCAAGGTCCAGCAGGTATAAAGTGGTTTGGACCGGCTCTATGAATCCCTCATCCCCGGTCTGGGATTAATGAAAGTACATGTTGCGTGTAATCTATACGGCAGCATCCCACTCCTGTTTCAAGGCACTATAGATGCTATTTGTTTCCCAGCCGGCTTAAATCAAGAGCGTATTTTCTTCGGCATTACACACGTCtgcagaaaaaaataacatcttGTACGTTCTACGCGGCAGGGATGGATTAAGTTGTCCAATCAATTAACTGATTGGCGTACTTTTGTTTATGTGGAACACTTCAGGTTCTGCAAAGTTCCGTCCTTATATGGTCTGTTTTGTTCCAACTGCCACTTGCTGCTTTGTTCTAAAACCCTGCCGCTAACTAGTGTTTAATGTCGTCTGTTTCCTTTTTCGCAGTGACTGCTGACAAGACCAAAACAAAGGAATTTCAGGTACGATGTGTCATATTTAAACAGGAAAGTTGCCAATGTAAGAACGGTGCTGTAGATTAGTTCGCCATAACCCCTATTTTTAACGTCTTCCTTTGTTTTACCTTTTATTCCAGCCGGCAGTGGTGCATCTGCAAGGGCAGGAAACGACCATCCAAGTGAGGGAAGGTAAGGATGTTTCGGAGGGAGCTTTCTCTCTGCACGCAGCGACTGAAAGGCGGCACGCAGCGACTGAAGAGGCTGGTCACCTCTCGTATTCAGGTTCAGTTGCAGCCAACCAGGCCTGTATTACACAGTGTGCATGGGCTCAATCCAGATGTAGAGAAAAGTCTGTTTTGCTACACTTCTCGAAACTGTTTCTCCTTATGGGGCTGTGGAGGCAAACAGCTTCAGCTTCGACATGAAGGCTAATTCAGCACAGGCATCCAGCGAGGCACCCAGACAGTTCACTCCTCTTTGCGTTTATTCGTCTGTGAACAGCAAAACATTAAAGTCTTGTTCAACGACTCTCGCCAGTTGTCTAGCGTGCATAAGCTGCAATAAATTGAGTAAATGTTATTGCAAGAGAGAGGAGACGCAGTTAATCGGCAACACATTAACAATAGACCATACCGTTTCCCTTAGGGTTGCGATCAAAGCATGCATTTTGCATTTGCATTTTGCATTAATAGCAAGATTTGTATCACCCGCCATATCTATTCTATCTATCTGTAGGAAGATAGTGAGTAACCTTCTCCCTTCCTTTTCCTTTCCATGCGTAGATCTGTCCGAGGGCGTCCTGCGGAACTGGAAGATGGTCTCCATCCACCACCGCGTCTTCAAGATGCACTCTCGCTCCGGGGAGCTTGAGGTGCTGCTGGATGGGGTCTACTTCATATATAGTCAGGTAGAAGTGAGTACGGTCCTTGACCTAACTCTTTTACCTTATGCGGTCGGTTATCACCTAGATCCTAGTTTATACCAAAAGCTGTGGGCAATTGCACCTATCCACAGTGATCTACAAATAAATAAGGCAATAAGGTAGCTTCTCCTATCTGATATACGTCTTCACAAACGTATACACTGTGAAGTATGGTTTCCCTCCCCCGACCCCAAGagtgttttagttttttacatcctgctctctcctctcccctccccgcccAGGTTTACTATCTGAACTTCACGGACATCGCCAGCTACGAGGTGATGGTGGACTCCACGCCATTCCTGCGATGCACCTGCAGTATCGAGACGGGCCAGCGCAAGTTCAACACCTGCTACACTGCCGGGGTGAGCCTACTGCGTGCCGGCCAGCGGATCTCCATCCGCATGGTGTACGAGGACACCCTCATCAGCATGACCAACCACACCACGTTCCTCGGCAGCGTTCGCCTCGGCGAGGCGCCATCTGCTGGCCAACACTGACCACTGCAGGGAGCCGGTGAAGGGCCCGGCTCAGGAAGTGGCGCAAAGCggcaaccccccaccccaaaaaaagagaaataatcGTTTGCGGAGTCCGACTCCGCAATCATCCTTTCCACTAATGGTCCCAGTAGCGTGTAACGGGGAAGGATTATCAGAATAATACGTTTTGTTTAAAGAGGCAACTCCTCAAACCCCATAAAAAAAAACCCTGCTGGCGAGAAATATGAGGCCATTTGTTGAGAGCCTGTCGAGAAGGAACTGTAGAACTTTTTGATCTGAGAAACATTTCTTTTTGGGGAAGCCAATCTGTGACTTTTTGTTTACTTTCCCTTATTCTGTGTTCTGGAACAGAAGAGGAGTCTTGGGCAAGGACGCCGAGCTTCTCACGAAAAGACTCAACGGCCCCTCGTTATTTATAGACATGGAGTAGTTTTTTTTACACttaggcatttctttttttatattgagGAAGGACACTGCGCTGACACATACTTTATATTTACGTACCTTACTTGCTGTCCAATGATAACCTTGTATCTCCAGAAAAAAGGGCTACTCAAAGAGTAATGAAAAATGACTAAGTATCGGACTGTAGGCGTtggcttttcaaaataaaatatatgtagGATGTTCTCAGCATCTGTGGCCTGTGAATTgcaaattgaaaaataaaacatgtaaaGTGAAACCAGAAATTGATTTCCCTCCTAAATGGATTTAAAGGTGTTCACAAGATGGCAGCACTATGTATTTGCACATATTTGCACTACAGCATCCGGAATATCAGTgatatgttgttattttttaacaatgcAATTGTTTAGCTACCGTATGAATGAATCCATGTTGAAAAATGATAGTTATGTTTATATGTCactgtatatattgtatataaaatGGGATATACTTTTTGTAAATTGATTTGATTGATGGATTAAAATGTTTCATTTTTTGCCTTAAAGCATTTGTCTCTCTTACTGGTCTTTTTTCAGCTGGTGTTTAAAAAGTCTACTACTCTTCTTTCATATTGAACTCCACTGGCACAAGAACTGACAAGAACAAATTATGTTCCTTGAATGAAGccattgtctttattaaaacattgCTTTTTACTTGGACTGTGAGTTTCACAATGCATCGCATCGTTTTATTGGCTATCGTCTCCATTCAATCTAAATGAGTTCCATCTTGAGAAgtccataaaaaaaagaacagtCGAAGAGGGCTCTTCATTGGGAAGCGCGCTTGACACTGAGCATTTCAAGCTTTGGTGTGACCTCACCGCTTGGTTAGAAACCTGAGGATACCTCAAGTGCTCCAAGCCGCAAAATGCCTTCAAAACACTTTACTATCAGTACACAGTGTTTATGCTCCATTTAATCCTTCCTTGATTTACACTGCCAGCATGTCGGAGAATGAATAGAAGACAAACTCTGGGGGGATCTCGTTATATAATTGAATCAGAAGTTTTGAGAACTTTGTGATGGGGTGATGAGAGAGAACAGACAAGTGTGGTATGTCACTGATTACGGAGTATGGAGTCATCTTGGACACTGTACTACTGAGACTCGTTGCCGTTATCCGGCACTTGGATAGCGCTGCAATAATAAATCTTGTCTCTGTGTTTTCTCTGAGGAGTTCCAAGTTGCGCCCCTTTCCCAacgaaatgaaagaaaaatggaGAAAAATAAAGTCGGGTGGGGGAGACAGGGTGGTCAGTTGAGAGATGAAAAAGTGTGCATTACTTTAAATCTAATCTAGAAGTGAGGCCATCAAAAGTGCACtatgtatgtttattttcaCAGTCATCACCGCAGCCCACGGCCAATACTAACATCGTGTGTTTAAGAGGTC
The window above is part of the Gadus macrocephalus chromosome 10, ASM3116895v1 genome. Proteins encoded here:
- the LOC132465905 gene encoding netrin receptor UNC5A-like codes for the protein MDSEFLLMDSSSTALAGPSAFQIPYLIRQKICSSLDTPCPNGADWRMLAQRLKLDRHMSFFASNASPTSVILDLWEAQHFHSGNINQLATVMADIGKQEAMIFLVSDGEC
- the eda gene encoding ectodysplasin-A isoform X1; the protein is MRWMLPERIIGQEDRFKFNHTVFVPPLSFFPPPPTSESTGKERRKEKRKGRKRSPGAQGPPGPPGPPGPQGPPGIPGIPGIPGSNAVGPAGPPGPPGPQGPPGLQGPAVTADKTKTKEFQPAVVHLQGQETTIQVREDLSEGVLRNWKMVSIHHRVFKMHSRSGELEVLLDGVYFIYSQVEVYYLNFTDIASYEVMVDSTPFLRCTCSIETGQRKFNTCYTAGVSLLRAGQRISIRMVYEDTLISMTNHTTFLGSVRLGEAPSAGQH
- the eda gene encoding ectodysplasin-A isoform X2, whose protein sequence is MRWMLPERIIGQEDRFKFNHTVFVPPLSFFPPPPTSESTGKERRKEKRKGRKRSPGAQGPPGPPGPPGPQGPPGIPGIPGIPGSNAVGPAGPPGPPGPQGPPGLQGPAVTADKTKTKEFQPAVVHLQGQETTIQVREDLSEGVLRNWKMVSIHHRVFKMHSRSGELEVLLDGVYFIYSQVYYLNFTDIASYEVMVDSTPFLRCTCSIETGQRKFNTCYTAGVSLLRAGQRISIRMVYEDTLISMTNHTTFLGSVRLGEAPSAGQH